AGGCCGTCGAAGAAAAGCGCGTTGGTGTGGTGGTTGATCATGAGATCGAGCGGCTTCACTTCGATCTTGCCCTTTGCCGCTCTCAGATCGACGATGAAGACCGAGAGGCCCCGTGTCTTGTCAGTCAACTGGTCGTAAGGAGTCGTGCGCGCGAGCAACAGCATCAGATCGGACTCCAGAACGCGCGAGATGAAAATTTTCTGACCGTTGATGATGTAAGAGTCTCCGCGGCGTGACGCCGTCGTCTCGATACGCGTCGTCTCCGATCCGGCGTTCGGCTCGGTCACGCCGAAGGCCTGGAGGCGCAATTCACCGCGCGCGACCTTCGGCAGGTAGCGCTTCTTCTGCTCATCGCTCCCGTGCCTGAGGAGCGTTCCCATCGTGTACATCTGCGCGTGACAGGCGGTCGCGCTGCCGCCGGAGCGGTTGATCTCTTCGAGGATGATGCTTCCTTCGGTGATTCCCAGCCCGCTGCCGCCGTACTCCTCGGGAATCAACGCGGCGAGCCAGCCCAGCTCGGTTAGCTTCCGCACGAAGGCATCCGGGTAGGCGCGCTTCTCGTCGATCTCCCTCCAGTAAGCGCCGGGAAATTCGCCGCAGACTTTGCGGATTTCTTCGCGGATCTGCCGCTGCTCGGGAGTCAGGTTGAAATCCATCCTCGCCTCCGCTATTTACGGTGATGCTGAACCGCAGTATATAGCGCGAAAGGCTAAATGCAAAATCGGGGAGGAAGCGTATGGCCGTGAAGCCCGGCTGGGAAGGCCGCTACTTCGAAGACTTCGAGGTCGGCGACGTCTATCGCTGCCGTCTCGGGCGCACGATCACCGAGGCGGACAATATCTGGTTCACCTTGCTCACCAACAACACCAACCAGATTCATTTCAACAACGAGTACGCCAAGCGCACCGAGTTCGGGAAGTGCCTGGTCAACAGCGCGCTCACCTTGGCGATCGTGGCGGGCATGGGCGTCGCCGACGTGAGCGAGAACGGCTTCGCCCTCGGCTGGGACGAGATCAAGCTGCCCAATCCGTTGTTCGCCGGCGACACGCTCTATTCCGAATCCGAAGTCGTCGAGAAACGCGCATCGAAATCCAAGCCGCAGTGGGGCATCGTCAAGGTGCGCACGCGCGGCGTCAAACAGGATGGCAAGGTCGTGATCGATTACACGCGCAGCGTGATGGTCTGGAAAAAAGCGCATGCGCCCAGGAGCGATCTGTTTCCGGAGGTCAAAGGTGAGTCGAAATGATCCCTCGCCCTTCCCTCTCCCAGCGGGAGAGGGTTAGGGAGAAGGGGGAAAGTGCGAGAGCTGCGTGACAAGCGATCAGAAATCTTCGACGCAGCGCGCCCTCGACGGCGTGCGCGTGGTCTCGTTCGAGCAGGTGCTCGCGGGCCCGTTCTGCAGCTGCATCCTCGCCGACATGGGCGCGGAGGTCGTCAAAGTCGAGCGCCCCGGCGTCGGCGACTTGATCCGGCACTGGGACCAAGCGGTCCGCGGACTCTCTTCCGGCTACGTCTGGCTCAACCGCAACAAGCAAAGCCTCACCGTCGACGTGAAGCAGGAAAAAGGCCGCGAGATATTGTATCGCCTGATCCGCGGCGCCGATATTTTTTTCGAGAACTACGCGCCGGGCGTCGCCGAGAGGTCTGGGCTCGGATACGAAAAACTCATATCGATCAACCCTCGCCTCATCTATTGCTCGCTCTCGGGTTACGGCCAGGACGGGCCTTACCGCGACGTGAAGGCTTACGATCTCCTCGTCCAGGGCGAAGGCGGCATCCTGGCGACTACCGGCTACCCCGATAAACCGGCGCGGGCGAGCATTGCCATCGTGGACATCGCCTCCGGCATGTACGCGGCGCTAGGAATCGCCCTCGCGCTTTATCAACGGGAGAAAACCGGCGCGGGACAATTCATCGATATCTCCATGTTCGAATCGATCGTCTCGTGGCTCGGCTATTTCCCCCACCACTACTGGCATCAAGGAGAAGAGCCTCCGCGGATCGGAATGCGGCACCACTACGTCACGCCCTACGGACCGTATCTGGCGGGGAACGGAAAATATGTGAACGTCGCAGTCGCGACTCCCAAAGACTGGGAGGTTTTCTGCAAAGAAGTCATCGGGCGACCCGACTTCCTCGAGGACGCGCGTTTTGCGACCGTCGAGGAGAGAAGAAAAAACCGTGCGGTGCTCGAAGAGGAGATCGAAAGGATTTTTCTCGAGCGCGACCACACCGTATGGCTGGAGCGCCTCAAGAAAGCGCAGTTGGCTTACGGGGAAGTCAGAGGCATCGCCGAAGTTCTCGCCCATCCACAGGCCGTCGCGCGCCGGCTGATCCGCGAGGTCGAATCTCCCGTCGGAAAAGTTCCCGTCATCGGCAATCCGCTCCGCCTCTCCGCCAGCCCCGCGCGCTACGACCGCATCCCCGACCTCGGCGAGCAGACCGAAGAGATTCTCAAAAAGCTCGGCTACGACGACGCCGCTATCAAAAACCTTCGCAGCGAAAATGTAATCTGACGGGTTTTGCCTCTGGTGCGAGCAAGGTAGTTTGAGTGCAACTAGGGTACCCGCCCGGGGGTTTCTTGGAGGGCCGATGCGTGGGACGAGCAGCATCGACCGTACTGCAGAATTTTTCATAGCAATCTCGTGCCGCGTAGCACAGCCGTATCGCATCGGCCCGGAAAGAGACCCGCGGGCGGGCTGAGGGCCAGACGGCCTTTTCAGCGGCCGGCACAACATCTTTTGAATTTTTTGCCGCTGCCGCACGGACACAGATCGTTCCGTCCGACTTGAGGAGATCCGCTCGCGTCTTGGGCCCGAACCGCCTCCATCAGTTTTTCCACCGGCTGGTTCGATTCCCACAGCTCGACCATTCTCTTGAGATGAGGCCGGCTGTGGATGAAGAATCGCTTGTAGCCCGCGCACAGATAATTCAAACCCTCTTCGCCGTCGGGCGTCCGAATGAACCGGTCCTTGGGACAGCCGCCGTTGCACATCGCTAAAACTTCGCACTCGCGGCAATAGCGCGGCAGGGAATCGCGCTTCGATTCTCCGAAAGCCCGCTGCGCCGGGCTCTCGACCAGCTCGCCGAGATGCTTCTCGCCGATATTCCCGACGCGATACTCGGGCTCGACGAAATGGTCGCAGGAGAAAAAATCGCCGTTGTGCTCGACGACCGGCACGTCGCCGCAAGTCTCGCGGAAGATGCAGAGCGAATGATCGAGACCGGCCGGCGGCCGCGCGGCCTCGTCGAAGATCTGAATCGCGACCTTGCCGACGTCGTTGCGCACCCACTCGTCGAAGATCGCGCAGAGAAAAGCGCCGAAGGCCTCCGCCGGCGCCGTGCGCGGACTGACGCCGCCGCCTTCGACTTTTTCCACCAGCGGCAGGAACTGGAGAAACTCGACGCCGATTTCCTTGAAGAACCGATAGACCTGCGTCGGATAGCGGACGTTCCGGTCGTGCACGACGCAGAGCACGTCGCAATGAACACGATGCTCGGTCAACAGCCGGAACGCGCGCAGTACTTGCTTGTGCGTCGGCTTCTGGCCTTTGTCCACGCGGTAGGGGTCGTGCAGCTCGCGCGGTCCGTCGATGCTGAGCCCC
The DNA window shown above is from Candidatus Binatia bacterium and carries:
- a CDS encoding anaerobic sulfatase maturase — its product is MTTALREFQVMAKPIGAICNLDCHYCYYLKKEFLYPEGNAFRMSDEVLERYVVQQIEAAPGPMVNFAWHGGEPTALGLAYFQKIVALQRKHRPEGKKISNGIQTNGTLLDEKWCRFFAAERFQVGLSIDGPRELHDPYRVDKGQKPTHKQVLRAFRLLTEHRVHCDVLCVVHDRNVRYPTQVYRFFKEIGVEFLQFLPLVEKVEGGGVSPRTAPAEAFGAFLCAIFDEWVRNDVGKVAIQIFDEAARPPAGLDHSLCIFRETCGDVPVVEHNGDFFSCDHFVEPEYRVGNIGEKHLGELVESPAQRAFGESKRDSLPRYCRECEVLAMCNGGCPKDRFIRTPDGEEGLNYLCAGYKRFFIHSRPHLKRMVELWESNQPVEKLMEAVRAQDASGSPQVGRNDLCPCGSGKKFKRCCAGR
- a CDS encoding CaiB/BaiF CoA-transferase family protein, which gives rise to MTSDQKSSTQRALDGVRVVSFEQVLAGPFCSCILADMGAEVVKVERPGVGDLIRHWDQAVRGLSSGYVWLNRNKQSLTVDVKQEKGREILYRLIRGADIFFENYAPGVAERSGLGYEKLISINPRLIYCSLSGYGQDGPYRDVKAYDLLVQGEGGILATTGYPDKPARASIAIVDIASGMYAALGIALALYQREKTGAGQFIDISMFESIVSWLGYFPHHYWHQGEEPPRIGMRHHYVTPYGPYLAGNGKYVNVAVATPKDWEVFCKEVIGRPDFLEDARFATVEERRKNRAVLEEEIERIFLERDHTVWLERLKKAQLAYGEVRGIAEVLAHPQAVARRLIREVESPVGKVPVIGNPLRLSASPARYDRIPDLGEQTEEILKKLGYDDAAIKNLRSENVI
- a CDS encoding acyl-CoA dehydrogenase family protein, with the protein product MDFNLTPEQRQIREEIRKVCGEFPGAYWREIDEKRAYPDAFVRKLTELGWLAALIPEEYGGSGLGITEGSIILEEINRSGGSATACHAQMYTMGTLLRHGSDEQKKRYLPKVARGELRLQAFGVTEPNAGSETTRIETTASRRGDSYIINGQKIFISRVLESDLMLLLARTTPYDQLTDKTRGLSVFIVDLRAAKGKIEVKPLDLMINHHTNALFFDGL
- a CDS encoding MaoC family dehydratase, which produces MAVKPGWEGRYFEDFEVGDVYRCRLGRTITEADNIWFTLLTNNTNQIHFNNEYAKRTEFGKCLVNSALTLAIVAGMGVADVSENGFALGWDEIKLPNPLFAGDTLYSESEVVEKRASKSKPQWGIVKVRTRGVKQDGKVVIDYTRSVMVWKKAHAPRSDLFPEVKGESK